One Glycine max cultivar Williams 82 chromosome 4, Glycine_max_v4.0, whole genome shotgun sequence DNA segment encodes these proteins:
- the LOC100807022 gene encoding probable manganese-transporting ATPase PDR2, protein MSSFHVGGKVVDQVDLLRKKRWPWRLDVWPFAILYGAWLSTILPSLDFVDAAIVFGALVSLHILVFLFTGWSVDFKCFAHYSKVKNIDQADSCKITPAKFSGSKEVVPLHSRKSSAASSSAVDLEENYFDFRKQCFVHSKEKGTFCKLSYPTKETFGYYLKCSGHGSEAKVLAATEKWGRNVFDYPQPTFQKLMKEHCMEPFFVFQVFCVGLWCLDEYWYYSLFTLFMLFMFESTMAKSRLKTLTELRRVRVDSQILMVHRCGKWVKLSGTDLLPGDVVSIGRSSGQNGEEKSVPADMLLLAGSVIVNEAILTGESTPQWKISIAGRAMEETLSAKRDKNHVLFGGTKILQHTPDKSFPLKTPDGGCLAVILRTGFETSQGKLMRTILFSTERVTANSWESGFFILFLVVFALIAAGYVLVKGLEDPTRSKYKLILSCSLIVTSVIPPELPMELSIAVNTSLIALARRGIFCTEPFRIPFAGKVDICCFDKTGTLTSDDMEFSGVVGLNGTTDLESDTSKVPVRTVEILASCHALVFVENKLVGDPLEKAALRGIDWSYKSDDKAVPKKGTGQPVQIVHRYHFASHLKRMAVVVRIQEEFFAFVKGAPEVIQDRLIDIPPSYVETYKKYTRQGSRVLALAYKSLDDMTVSEARSLDRDIVESRLTFAGFVVFNCPIRSDSATVLSELKESSHDLVMITGDQALTACHVASQVHIISKPTLILGPTRNGEGYNWVSPDETENIHYSEKEVESLSETHDLCIGGDCIEMLQQTSAHLRVIPYVKVFARVAPEQKELIMTTFKTVGRLTLMCGDGTNDVGALKQAHVGIALLNALPPTQSGNSSSDSSKEEGSKSGKQKKSKPASEGTSKAKVASKSDSTSHSSGNRHQAAVEMQRQKLKKMMDELNEEGDGRAPIVKLGDASMASPFTAKHASVAPTTDIIRQGRSTLVTTLQMFKILGLNCLATAYVLSVMYLDGVKLGDIQATISGVFTAAFFLFISHARPLPTLSAERPHPNIFCAYVFLSLLGQFSIHLLFLISSVKEAEKHMPDECIEPDADFHPNLVNTVSYMVSMMLQVATFAVNYMGHPFNQSISENRPFRYALVAAVVFFTVITSDLFRDLNDWLKLVPLPAGLRDKLLLWAFLMFLVCYSWERLLRWAFPGKIPAWKKRQRLAVSNLEKKQV, encoded by the exons ATGTCGAGTTTCCACGTCGGCGGCAAGGTCGTGGACCAAGTCGATTTGCTGAGGAAGAAGCGATGGCCCTGGCGCCTTGACGTTTGGCCCTTCGCTATTCTCTACGGCGCGTGGCTTTCCACGATTCTTCCCAGCCTCGACTTCGTCGACGCCGCCATTGTCTTCGGCGCCCTCGTCTCGCTTCACATCCTGGTTTTTCTCTTCACCGGTTGGTCCGTTGATTTCAAATGCTTCGCCCATTATAGCAAG GTTAAGAATATTGATCAGGCAGATTCGTGCAAGATTACTCCGGCGAAGTTCTCGGGTTCGAAAGAAGTTGTGCCGCTTCATTCACGGAAAAGT TCTGCAGCTTCTTCATCAGCGGTGGATTTGGAAGAGAACTACTTCGATTTTAGAAAGCAATGTTTTGTGCATTCAAAGGAGAAGGGGACCTTTTGCAAGCTTTCCTACCCTACTAAAGAAACATTTGGATATTATCTCAAGTGTAGTGGCCATGGCTCTGAAGCTAAAGTTCTTGCTGCTACTGAGAAATGGGGGCGGAATGT ATTTGATTATCCTCAGCCAACATTTCAGAAATTGATGAAAGAGCACTGCATGGAACCTTTTTTCGTATTTCAg GTTTTCTGTGTGGGTCTCTGGTGTTTAGATGAATATTGGTATTACAGTTTGTTCACTCTATTTATGCTGTTTATGTTTGAGTCAACCATGGCAAAAAGTCGGTTGAAAACTCTTACCGAGTTAAGACGTGTTAGAGTGGATAGTCAGATCCTAATGGTTCATCGCTGTGGCAA GTGGGTAAAACTCTCTGGTACAGATCTTTTGCCTGGTGATGTTGTCTCCATAGGTCGCTCTTCTGGTCAGAATGGGGAGGAGAAGTCTGTACCAGCAGACATGCTTCTATTGGCTGGAAGTGTGATTGTGAATGAAGCTATTCTGACAGGCGAGTCTACTCCTCAATGGAAG ATTTCAATCGCGGGTAGGGCGATGGAGGAGACATTGTCTGCAAAGCGAGATAAAAACCATGTGTTATTTGGTGGAACTAAAATATTGCAGCACACTCCAGATAAG AGTTTTCCTCTAAAAACACCTGATGGTGGCTGCTTGGCTGTTATCTTGAGAACGGGGTTTGAAACAAGTCAAGGAAAGTTGATGCGAACAATCTTATTCTCTACAGAAAGG GTGACTGCTAATAGCTGGGAAAGTGGATTCTTCATTTTATTCCTGGTTGTATTTGCCCTTATTGCTGCTGGCTATGTGCTTGTTAAG GGGTTAGAAGATCCCACAAGGAGCAAGTATAAACTTATACTAAGTTGTTCACTTATTGTTACTTCTGTGATACCTCCTGAGTTACCAATGGAATTATCAATAGCTGTTAATACTTCTCTGATTGCACTGGCACGGCGTGGGATTTTTTGCACAGAGCCTTTTCGAATACCATTTGCTGGAAAG GTTGATATATGCTGTTTTGACAAGACAGGGACACTTACATCTGATGACATG GAATTTTCTGGAGTTGTTGGGTTGAATGGAACTACAGATTTGGAATCTGATACGAGTAAAGTGCCTGTGCGAACAGTGGAAATCCTGGCTTCTTGCCATGCATTGGTATTTGTTGAAAATAAGCTG GTTGGTGATCCTCTTGAGAAGGCTGCACTTAGGGGAATTGACTGGAGTTATAAATCTGATGACAAGGCTGTTCCAAAAAA GGGAACTGGCCAACCTGTCCAAATTGTACATCGGTACCATTTTGCATCTCACTTAAAACGAATGGCAGTTGTTGTTCGCATTCAGGAGGAATTTTTTGCCTTTGTGAAG GGTGCCCCTGAAGTTATACAAGATAGGCTCATTGATATACCACCATCATATGTTGAGACCTACAAAAAATACACACGTCAAGGGTCTCGTGTTCTTGCTCTGGCTTACAAGTCTCTTGATGACATGACA GTCAGTGAAGCTAGAAGCTTGGATAGGGATATAGTGGAGAGTAGACTTACTTTTGCAGGTTTTGTG GTATTTAATTGTCCCATAAGATCAGATTCAGCCACTGTTTTATCTGAATTGAAAGAATCCTCACATGACTTA GTGATGATTACCGGTGACCAAGCTTTGACAGCTTGCCATGTTGCTAGCCAAGTTCATATTATATCAAAACCAACATTAATCCTTGGCCCGACACGAAATGGTGAGGGATATAATTGGGTGTCCCCTGATGAGACTGAAAACATTCACTACAG TGAGAAAGAGGTCGAGTCTTTATCAGAAACTCATGATCTCTGTATTGGGGGTGATTGCATTGAGATGTTGCAACAGACATCAGCTCATCTTCGGGTCATTCCTTATGTTAAG GTTTTTGCTAGAGTTGCTCCTGAGCAAAAAGAACTTATCATGACCACTTTCAAAACGGTGGGACGGTTAACTTTGATGTGTGGGGATGGAACCAATGATGTTGGAGCTTTGAAACAG GCCCATGTAGGAATTGCTCTTCTGAATGCATTGCCTCCAACTCAAAGTGGAAACTCCTCTTCAGATTCATCTAAGGAAGAAGGTTCAAAATCTGGCAAGCAAAAGAAATCTAAGCCTGCTAGTGAAGGCACTTCAAAAGCCAAAGTTGCTTCAAAATCAGATTCCACTAGTCACTCATCTGGTAACCGTCATCAGGCAGCTGTTGAGATGCAACGGCAGAAGCTTAAAAAGATGATGGACGAGCTTAATGAGGAGGGAGATGGTCGTGCACCCATTGTCAAGCTTGGGGATGCCTCAATGGCATCTCCATTCACTGCTAAGCATGCATCTGTTGCTCCCACCACTGATATAATTCGTCAAGGTAGGAGTACCCTAGTGACAACCCTCCAGATGTTTAAAATTCTGGGTCTCAATTGTCTTGCTACTGCATATGTGTTGAGTGTTATGTATCTAGATGGTGTCAAGCTAGGTGACATACAAGCCACAATAAGTGGTGTCTTCACTGCTGCATTTTTCCTCTTTATCTCACATGCACGCCCTCTTCCCACTCTTTCTGCTGAACGTCCTCACCCCAACATCTTCTGTGCTTATGTTTTCCTTTCCCTCCTGGGACAATTTTCTATTCACCTGCTTTTCCTGATCTCGTCTGTGAAAGAAGCTGAAAAACACATGCCAGATGAATGCATTGAGCCTGATGCAGATTTTCATCCCAACCTGGTGAATACTGTTTCCTATATGGTGAGCATGATGCTTCAGGTGGCCACATTTGCTGTGAACTATATGGGCCATCCCTTCAACCAGAGTATTTCGGAAAACAGGCCGTTCCGGTATGCacttgttgctgctgttgtttTCTTTACTGTGATCACATCAGATCTCTTCAGGGACTTGAATGACTGGTTGAAGTTAGTGCCATTGCCAGCGGGATTAAGGGATAAACTATTGCTTTGGGCGTTTCTAATGTTTTTGGTTTGCTATTCGTGGGAGAGACTGTTGAGGTGGGCCTTCCCTGGCAAGATCCCAGCTTGGAAGAAGCGACAACGGCTTGCTGTATCTAATTTAGAAAAGAAACAGGTCTAA